The following coding sequences are from one Triticum aestivum cultivar Chinese Spring chromosome 5A, IWGSC CS RefSeq v2.1, whole genome shotgun sequence window:
- the LOC123105809 gene encoding ubiquitin domain-containing protein DSK2a isoform X2, producing the protein MGGAGGEPAGAAAAAQATLHIRGTSGNKFAVRADLGATVGEFKAVVAESCDVPAPQQRLIYKGRILKDDQTLASYGVEADHTIHMVRGAAPPPTSAAPSAANLGTSTTTPANTPPAGLGGLFQGLGSTGTAGSGAFGLSGSGLPGLEQMQQQLTENPNLMREVLNTPAMQNIMNSPDLIRDLIMNNPQMRELVDRNPDLAHVLNDPSILRQTVEAARNPELMREMMRNTDRAMSNIESSPEGFNMLRRMYETVQEPFMNATTMAGEGDTNANPFAALLGNQGSNQARDPTGDAPTTAPAPNTNPLPNPWGANAGAAQGAARPSAAARSATSGGLGGLGSADLGSMLGGGSDASLLNQVLQNPAMMQMMQNIMSNPQTMNQLLNMNPNVRNMMESNTQMREMFQNPEFLRQLTSPETLQQLASFQQALTSQLGQQAAGQERTQAGTTPGNVNLNSLMSMFSGLGAGGGLGGVPNIPTVPPEERYATQLAQLQEMGFFDPQENIRALLATNGNVHAAVERLLGNFGQ; encoded by the exons ATGGGCGGGGCGGGCGGCGAGCCCGCGGGAGCGGCCGCGGCCGCGCAGGCGACGCTGCACATCCGCGGCACCAGCGGGAACAAGTTCGCGGTGCGGGCCGACCTGGGCGCCACCGTCGGGGAGTTCAAGGCGGTCGTCGCCGAGAGCTGCGACGTGCCCGCGCCGCAGCAGCGGCTGATCTACAAGGGCCGGATCTTGAAGGACGACCAAACCCTAGCCAGCTACG GTGTGGAGGCCGATCACACCATCCATATGGTGCGTGGTGCTGCACCACCACCAACATCGGCTGCCCCGTCTGCAGCCAACCTTGGGACTTCAACTACGACTCCTGCAAATACCCCGCCAGCTGGTCTTGGAGGCTTGTTTCAAGGTCTTGGTAGTACAGGAACTGCTGGCAGTGGAGCTTTTGGTTTATCTGGCTCTGGCCTTCCAGGATTAGAGCAGATGCAACAACAGTTAACTGAGAATCCCAACTTAATGAGAGAAGTATTGAATACACCAGCCATGCAAAACATAATGAATAGCCCTGATCTGATACGCGATTTAATTATGAACAATCCTCAAATGCGTGAGCTCGTCGACCGTAATCCGGATCTGGCACATGTCCTGAATGATCCAAGCATTCTCCGCCAAACTGTTGAAGCAGCTAGGAATCCTGAACTTATGAGAGAGATGATGCGGAACACAGATAGAGCCATGAGCAACATTGAATCTTCTCCAGAAGGGTTTAATATGCTGCGCCGCATGTATGAAACTGTTCAAGAGCCATTTATGAATGCAACCACAATGGCTGGGGAGGGCGACACAAATGCAAACCCATTTGCAGCTCTTCTAGGAAACCAGGGGTCTAACCAAGCCAGAGATCCAACTGGAGATGCACCAACTACTGCTCCTGCTCCAAATACTAATCCACTCCCAAATCCCTGGGGTGCAAATG CTGGGGCTGCACAAGGAGCAGCAAGGCCTTCTGCTGCTGCAAGGAGTGCCACAAGCGGTGGCCTAGGAGGGTTGGGTTCTGCAGATTTGGGAAGTATGCTGGGTGGTGGCTCTGATGCTTCCTTATTGAACCAGGTTTTACAAAACCCTGCCATGATGCAAATGATGCAAAACATTATGTCTAATCCTCAGACCATGAATCAG TTGCTCAACATGAACCCGAATGTACGTAACATGATGGAATCAAATACCCAAATGAGAGAAATGTTTCAGAATCCAGAATTTCTTCGCCAGTTGACATCTCCTGAAACATTGCAG CAATTAGCTTCATTCCAGCAGGCATTGACGTCACAGCTTGGTCAACAAGCTGCTGGCCA GGAGCGGACCCAAGCGGGCACTACTCCAG GCAACGTTAACCTCAACAGCTTGATGAGCATGTTCAGTGGGCTTGGAGCTGGCGGTGGCCTGGGTGGTGTCCCAAATATCCCGACTG TGCCACCGGAAGAGCGCTACGCGACACAGCTAGCTCAACTCCAAGAAATGGGTTTCTTCGACCCACAGGAGAACATCCGGGCGCTGTTGGCTACCAATGGGAATGTCCATGCGGCGGTGGAGCGCCTTCTTGGGAACTTTGGGCAATAG
- the LOC123105809 gene encoding ubiquitin domain-containing protein DSK2a isoform X1, which produces MDELAHTTDNTTQTPPLSHSTGWIWVEAGQIDPWARGMGGGEGEVGSEPAGAASDVAALVPLYIRDTRGNDFSVWADLGDTVGEFKVDFARTCNVPAPRQRLIYKGRILKDDRTLASYGVEADHTIHMVRGAAPPPTSAAPSAANLGTSTTTPANTPPAGLGGLFQGLGSTGTAGSGAFGLSGSGLPGLEQMQQQLTENPNLMREVLNTPAMQNIMNSPDLIRDLIMNNPQMRELVDRNPDLAHVLNDPSILRQTVEAARNPELMREMMRNTDRAMSNIESSPEGFNMLRRMYETVQEPFMNATTMAGEGDTNANPFAALLGNQGSNQARDPTGDAPTTAPAPNTNPLPNPWGANAGAAQGAARPSAAARSATSGGLGGLGSADLGSMLGGGSDASLLNQVLQNPAMMQMMQNIMSNPQTMNQLLNMNPNVRNMMESNTQMREMFQNPEFLRQLTSPETLQQLASFQQALTSQLGQQAAGQERTQAGTTPGNVNLNSLMSMFSGLGAGGGLGGVPNIPTVPPEERYATQLAQLQEMGFFDPQENIRALLATNGNVHAAVERLLGNFGQ; this is translated from the exons ATGGACGAACTCGCGCACACAACAGACAACACGACACAAACCCCTCCCCTCTCCCACTCCACAGGCTGGATCTGGGTGGAAGCCGGCCAGATCGACCCTTGGGCTAGGGgcatgggcggcggcgagggcgaggtggGCAGCGAGCCTGCGGGAGCGGCCTCAGATGTGGCCGCGCTGGTACCGCTGTACATCCGGGACACTAGGGGGAACGATTTCTCGGTGTGGGCCGACCTGGGCGACACCGTCGGGGAGTTCAAGGTGGACTTCGCCAGGACCTGCAACGTGCCGGCGCCGCGGCAGCGGCTGATTTACAAGGGCCGGATCTTGAAGGACGACCGGACCCTAGCCAGCTACG GTGTGGAGGCCGATCACACCATCCATATGGTGCGTGGTGCTGCACCACCACCAACATCGGCTGCCCCGTCTGCAGCCAACCTTGGGACTTCAACTACGACTCCTGCAAATACCCCGCCAGCTGGTCTTGGAGGCTTGTTTCAAGGTCTTGGTAGTACAGGAACTGCTGGCAGTGGAGCTTTTGGTTTATCTGGCTCTGGCCTTCCAGGATTAGAGCAGATGCAACAACAGTTAACTGAGAATCCCAACTTAATGAGAGAAGTATTGAATACACCAGCCATGCAAAACATAATGAATAGCCCTGATCTGATACGCGATTTAATTATGAACAATCCTCAAATGCGTGAGCTCGTCGACCGTAATCCGGATCTGGCACATGTCCTGAATGATCCAAGCATTCTCCGCCAAACTGTTGAAGCAGCTAGGAATCCTGAACTTATGAGAGAGATGATGCGGAACACAGATAGAGCCATGAGCAACATTGAATCTTCTCCAGAAGGGTTTAATATGCTGCGCCGCATGTATGAAACTGTTCAAGAGCCATTTATGAATGCAACCACAATGGCTGGGGAGGGCGACACAAATGCAAACCCATTTGCAGCTCTTCTAGGAAACCAGGGGTCTAACCAAGCCAGAGATCCAACTGGAGATGCACCAACTACTGCTCCTGCTCCAAATACTAATCCACTCCCAAATCCCTGGGGTGCAAATG CTGGGGCTGCACAAGGAGCAGCAAGGCCTTCTGCTGCTGCAAGGAGTGCCACAAGCGGTGGCCTAGGAGGGTTGGGTTCTGCAGATTTGGGAAGTATGCTGGGTGGTGGCTCTGATGCTTCCTTATTGAACCAGGTTTTACAAAACCCTGCCATGATGCAAATGATGCAAAACATTATGTCTAATCCTCAGACCATGAATCAG TTGCTCAACATGAACCCGAATGTACGTAACATGATGGAATCAAATACCCAAATGAGAGAAATGTTTCAGAATCCAGAATTTCTTCGCCAGTTGACATCTCCTGAAACATTGCAG CAATTAGCTTCATTCCAGCAGGCATTGACGTCACAGCTTGGTCAACAAGCTGCTGGCCA GGAGCGGACCCAAGCGGGCACTACTCCAG GCAACGTTAACCTCAACAGCTTGATGAGCATGTTCAGTGGGCTTGGAGCTGGCGGTGGCCTGGGTGGTGTCCCAAATATCCCGACTG TGCCACCGGAAGAGCGCTACGCGACACAGCTAGCTCAACTCCAAGAAATGGGTTTCTTCGACCCACAGGAGAACATCCGGGCGCTGTTGGCTACCAATGGGAATGTCCATGCGGCGGTGGAGCGCCTTCTTGGGAACTTTGGGCAATAG
- the LOC123105808 gene encoding catalase-1-like: MDPYKYRPSSSFNAPMWSTNSGAPVWNNDNSLTVGSRGPILLEDYHLVEKIADFDRERIPERVVHARGASAKGFFEVTHDVSHLTCADFLRAPGVQTPVIVRFSTVIHERGSPETLRDPRGFAIKFYTREGNWDLVGNNFPVFFIRDGMKFPDMVHALKPNPKTHIQENWRILDFFSHHPESLHMFTFLFDDVGVPADYRHMDGSGVNTYTLVNRAGKAHYVKFHWKPTCGVKSLLEDEAVTVGGTNHSHATKDLTDSIAAGNYPEWTFYIQTIDPDHEERFDFDPLDVTKTWPEDVVPLQPVGRLVLNRNIDNFFAENEQLAFCPGIIVPGVYYSDDKLLQTRIFSYSDTQRHRLGPNYLLLPANAPKCSHHNNHYDGLMNFMHRDEEVDYFPSRFDPAKHAPRYPIPSRTLNGRREKTVIEKENNFKQPGERYRSMDPARQERFINRWIDALSDPRLTHEIKAIWLSYWSQADKSLGQKLASRLSSKPSM; this comes from the exons ATGGACCCCTACAAG TACCGGCCGTCGAGCTCCTTCAACGCCCCGATGTGGAGCACCAACTCCGGCGCGCCCGTCTGGAACAACGACAACTCCCTCACCGTCGGATCCCGAG GCCCAATCCTGCTGGAGGACTACCACCTGGTGGAGAAGATCGCCGACTTCGACCGCGAGCGCATCCCGGAGCGGGTGGTGCACGCCCGGGGCGCCAGCGCCAAGGGCTTCTTCGAGGTGACCCACGACGTGTCCCACCTCACCTGCGCCGACTTCCTCCGTGCCCCCGGCGTGCAGACCCCCGTCATCGTGCGCTTCTCCACCGTGATCCACGAGCGCGGCTCCCCCGAGACGCTCCGCGACCCGCGCGGCTTCGCCATCAAGTTCTACACCCGGGAGGGCAACTGGGACCTGGTCGGCAACAACTTCCCCGTCTTCTTCATCCGCGACGGCATGAAGTTCCCGGACATGGTGCACGCGCTCAAGCCCAACCCCAAGACCCACATCCAGGAGAACTGGCGCATCCTCGACTTCTTCTCCCACCACCCGGAGTCGCTCCACATGTTCACCTTCCTCTTCGACGACGTGGGCGTGCCCGCCGACTACCGCCACATGGACGGCTCCGGCGTCAACACCTACACGCTCGTCAACCGCGCCGGCAAGGCGCACTACGTCAAGTTCCACTGGAAGCCCACCTGCGGCGTCAAGTCCCTCCTCGAGGACGAGGCGGTCACCGTGGGCGGCACCAACCACAGCCACGCCACCAAGGACCTGACCGACTCCATCGCCGCCGGCAACTACCCGGAGTGGACCTTCTACATCCAGACCATCGACCCGGACCACGAGGAGCGGTTCGACTTCGACCCGCTGGACGTGACCAAGACGTGGCCCGAGGACGTGGTGCCGCTGCAGCCGGTGGGGCGGCTGGTGCTCAACCGCAACATCGACAACTTCTTCGCGGAGAACGAGCAGCTGGCCTTCTGCCCCGGGATCATCGTCCCCGGGGTGTACTACTCGGACGACAAGCTGCTGCAGACGAGGATCTTCTCCTACTCGGACACGCAGCGCCACCGGCTGGGGCCCAACTACCTGCTGCTGCCGGCCAACGCGCCCAAGTGCTCCCACCACAACAACCACTACGACGGGCTCATGAACTTCATGCACCGCGACGAGGAGGTCGACTACTTCCCCTCCAGGTTCGACCCCGCCAAGCACGCGCCCCGCTACCCCATCCCCTCCCGCACCCTCAACGGCCGCCGCGAGAAG ACGGTGATCGAGAAGGAGAACAACTTCAAGCAGCCCGGGGAGAGGTACCGCTCCATGGACCCGGCAAG gcaAGAGCGATTCATCAACAGATGGATCGATGCGCTGTCCGACCCCCGCCTCACCCACGAGATCAAGGCCATCTGGCTCTCCTACTGGTCTCAG GCTGACAAGTCTCTCGGCCAGAAGCTCGCGAGCCGTCTCAGCTCGAAGCCGAGCATGTAA